The following coding sequences lie in one Drosophila sulfurigaster albostrigata strain 15112-1811.04 chromosome 2R, ASM2355843v2, whole genome shotgun sequence genomic window:
- the LOC133835945 gene encoding UDP-glycosyltransferase UGT5-like produces MRLQRLPLEVIGLAVLLLPVGQIWAARILLVFPYDMHSQCSLLTPFLKALRDRGHELTLIHAFANCPIAREIHSIFVNDEYETGLNYDDFWSLSKWSELQSIRNFMVKINLNVLVNAEVQMLMRSNVSYDLIVMEPSHTDALFGMAAHFNATLMGLATCGGDWNLDSLVGHSAASTFEPIMPIGFKRSITLIDRFYNWMLISEEWMMHKLFFLPGLRALHDQFFGHLTQSFEDIRQNFSLILLNQHFSLFDARPNVPSLIEVGGMHVPKKRPELLPDLAKFVEDSPHGVILMTLGTELRSCDLSTETLSIILKTFESLPQRIIWKFEGNKRPNISRNIYMNEWLPVQALLAHPNVRLFISHGGILGTLEAAYYAKPVLGMPLFFDQIRNMDRMNEAGAAIIVDILKLTRHDFESAIKQLLDHPKYWHNAQTLSQRIRDQPMHPLDTAVFWTEYIIRHRGAPYMRVSPSNMKFIDYYCVDKLLMIIARLSFSIGIVIYIVRKLLQYREKFSRLLRLI; encoded by the exons ATGCGCCTGCAGCGCCTGCCCCTTGAGGTGATTGGCCTTGCGGTGCTCTTGCTTCCCGTGGGTCAAATATGGGCTGCCAGAATACTACTTGTATTTCCCTACGATATGCATTCGCAGTGCAGTCTTTTGACACCATTTTTGAAAGCATTGAGGGATCGTGGTCATGAATTGACTTTAATACACGCGTTTGCAAATTGTCCAATCGCAAGAGAAATACACTCTATTTTCGTAAATGATGAGTATGAAACAG GATTGAATTACGATGACTTTTGGAGCCTTTCCAAATGGAGTGAACTACAGTCTATACGAAACTTTATGGTAAAAATCAACCTGAACGTGTTAGTCAATGCGGAAGTTCAGATGTTAATGCGTTCCAATGTTAGCTACGATTTAATTGTAATGGAACCATCTCACACGGACGCACTCTTCGGCATGGCCGCACATTTCAATGCAACCTTGATGGGCCTTGCAACATGTGGTGGTGATTGGAACTTGGATTCTTTGGTTGGACACTCGGCTGCATCGACATTTGAACCTATTATGCCTATTGGCTTCAAACGTAGCATAACTTTGATTGATCGTTTTTACAATTGGATGCTTATATCTGAGGAATGGATGATGCACAAACTCTTTTTTCTACCAGGTCTACGAGCTCTACATGATCAATTTTTTGGTCATCTAACACAGAGTTTTGAAGATATACGTCAGAATTTTTCGCTGATATTGTTGAACCAACACTTCAGCTTATTCGATGCCCGTCCAAATGTTCCTAGCCTCATTGAAGTTGGTGGCATGCATGTGCCCAAGAAGCGGCCTGAGTTGCTTCCTGATCTCGCTAAGTTTGTTGAAGACTCCCCACATGGTGTTATCTTGATGACCCTCGGCACAGAATTACGCAGCTGCGATTTATCAACGGAAACCTTGTCtataatattgaaaacttttgagTCATTGCCGCAACGGATTATTTGGAAATTCGAAGGCAACAAACGACCAAATATTAGTCGTAATATTTACATGAACGAGTGGCTTCCGGTGCAAGCATTATTGGCGCATCCAAATGTACGATTGTTCATCAGCCACGGTGGAATACTGGGTACTCTCGAGGCAGCATATTATGCCAAGCCAGTCTTGGGCATGCCTCTATTTTTTGATCAGATCCGCAATATGGATCGAATGAATGAAGCGGGTGCAGCTATTATTGTGGATATTCTTAAGTTGACAAGGCATGACTTCGAATCAGCTATTAAACAATTGCTTGATCATCCTAAGTATTGGCATAATGCCCAGACATTATCTCAAAGGATTCGTGACCAGCCAATGCATCCACTAGACACGGCAGTATTTTGGACCGAATATATCATACGCCACAGAGGTGCTCCTTATATGAGAGTCTCTCCCTCCAATATGAAGTTTATAGATTACTATTGCGTGGACAAACTGTTAATGATCATTGCACGTCTGAGTTTCAGTATTGGTatagttatttatattgttcGCAAATTGCTGCAGTACCGTGAAAAATTCTCTCGTCTCCTTAGGTTAATTTGa
- the LOC133835944 gene encoding UDP-glucosyltransferase 2-like, translated as MELLRRCRWLLWALLYCQLLTDIGVRVQSAKILALFPFPGKSQYIFAEQYLKELARRDHNVTVINTFGSDEVVPNFRVIGATKIHEIMASFGSGDFFQPASQWTMLTMTTEFLNLLTANVLDDVGVKQLFEAEETFDLVILETVQTEALFGLGQHFKALTIGISSFGTDQHIDELMGNISPLSYNPMLLSSRTEHMNYEQRLWNIWEAGVAWIHKRLIHLPSQQRLYKQYFPDASQTLEQVLDNFSLMLLGQHFSLSYPRPYLPNMIEVGGLHLKQQREAKPLPDEIAKFVENAKHGVIYFSMGSNIKSSDLPVATRKILLKTFANLKQCVLWKFELEQLEDQPENVLISKWFPQPDILAHPNVKLFITHGGLLSTIESIYFGKPVLGLPVFYDQHLNVERAKQAGYGLGLDLTNLNGTELENKILELVANPSYAQAVQLKSKLYKDQKDTPLERAVWWTEYVIRHNGAKHLRSASRDLNFVQLHGIDTWGLICGVASLIGLIILFTLSLLLQILRYILHKFSKTEVKQKKQ; from the exons ATGGAGCTACtacgtcgttgtcgttggctACTGTGGGCGCTGCTCTATTGTCAGCTATTGACTGACATTGGAGTCAGGGTGCAAAGTGCAAAGATCTTGGCATTGTTTCCATTCCCGGGTAAATCGCAGTACATATTTGCGGAGCAATATCTGAAAGAACTGGCACGAAGAGATCACAATGTGACagtaataaatacttttggcAGCGATGAAGTTGTACCCAATTTTAGGGTAATTGGTGCTACCAAAATTCACGAGATAATGGCTT CTTTCGGCAGCGGGGACTTTTTCCAACCGGCCAGCCAGTGGACAAtgctgacgatgacgacggAATTTCTTAACTTGCTCACTGCGAATGTGCTTGACGATGTCGGAGTAAAACAGCTGTTTGAAGCAGAGGAAACTTTTGATTTGGTTATCTTGGAAACTGTTCAAACCGAAGCGCTCTTTGGCTTGGGTCAGCACTTTAAGGCATTGACAATTGGCATCTCTTCGTTTGGCACAGATCAGCATATCGATGAGTTAATGGGCAACATATCGCCATTATCGTACAATCCAATGCTGTTATCTAGTCGCACCGAGCACATGAACTATGAGCAGCGTTTGTGGAATATTTGGGAAGCAGGTGTCGCCTGGATACACAAACGTTTGATTCACTTGCCAAGCCAACAAAGGCTTTATAAGCAATACTTTCCTGATGCCAGCCAAACACTGGAGCAGGTGCTGGACAATTTTTCGCTGATGCTACTCGGCCAGCACTTTTCACTCAGCTATCCTCGTCCCTATCTACCCAACATGATTGAGGTTGGCGGATTGCATCTTAAACAGCAGCGAGAAGCTAAGCCGCTGCCCGATGAGATTGCCAAGTTTGTGGAAAACGCCAAACATGGTGTCATCTACTTTTCCATGGGATCGAACATAAAAAGCTCCGACTTGCCAGTCGCTACGCGAAAGATATTActgaaaacttttgccaatCTAAAGCAGTGCGTATTATGGAAGTTTGAGCTGGAACAACTTGAGGATCAGCCAGAGAATGTTTTGATTAGCAAATGGTTTCCTCAGCCAGATATTCTGGCCCATCCCAATGTCAAGCTATTCATCACTCACGGCGGTCTCTTGAGCACCATAGAAAGCATTTATTTCGGTAAGCCAGTGCTGGGTCTGCCCGTGTTCTACGATCAACACTTGAATGTCGAGCGTGCTAAGCAAGCTGGCTACGGGCTTGGGCTGGATCTGACGAATTTGAATGGCACCGAGTTGGAGAATAAAATTCTGGAGTTGGTCGCCAATCCTAGCTATGCGCAGGCTGTGCAACTGAAGTCGAAACTCTACAAGGACCAAAAGGATACGCCACTCGAGAGGGCTGTCTGGTGGACAGAGTATGTCATACGTCACAATGGTGCAAAACATTTAAGATCAGCTTCGCGCGACTTGAACTTTGTGCAATTGCACGGCATAGATACTTGGGGACTGATTTGCGGTGTTGCCTCGCTGATCGGATTGATAATTCTGTTTACATTGTCATTGCTTCTGCAAATACTCCGATATATTCTACATAAATTTTCTAAAACTGAAGTTAAACAAAAGAAGCAGTAG
- the LOC133835946 gene encoding UDP-glucosyltransferase 2-like, translating to MLALRLCSLLPIIVALPSLLDGARILAIFPFPGPSQYINVVPYLKTLASRGHDVTSVNAFPQKKPVKNFRDIVVLEVFQSYEETISTLSDAKNTWEENNFINDFFISVTKAVLNNAEVQRELLPRGKAQYDLIIVEALRTDALYGFAAHFNAPIIGISTFGTDWNIDELVGNTAPLSYIPLVTAGLSDRMTYWERVHNFVETSIAWVNWKLKYHPVQVKLYEQFFPHVANKVPLVELSKNFSLVLLNQHFSLSFPRPYVPNMIEVGGLHISHKPAPLPKDMEDFIEGAGSAGVIYFSLGSNVKSKDLPEERRQMLLKTFASLPQRVLWKFENDQLPGKPSNVFLSKWFPQPDVLAHPNVKLFITHGGLLSTIESIHHGKPVLGLPFFYDQFLNVERAKRAGFGLGLDHKEMTSEELKNTIQRLLTESSFAKTAQQMSARYRDQPMSPQETAVWWTEYVLRHNGAHHMRVAAQDLSFVEYHNLDVLGTFVGIIVIVLVAATLIVCKLFGFGKSQKVCNRKKLKDQ from the exons ATGCTCGCGTTACGACTGTGCAGTCTTCTTCCAATAATTGTAGCTTTGCCAAGTCTCTTAGACGGAGCTCGCATACTGGCAATATTTCCTTTTCCGGGCCCTTCGCAGTACATCAATGTGGTTCCGTATTTAAAGACACTTGCCTCGCGAGGTCATGACGTTACTTCAGTGAATGCATTTCCGCAAAAGAAACCTGTAAAAAACTTTCGTGATATTGTCGTTCTGGAAGTATTTCAGTCCTATGAAG AAACAATCAGTACATTGAGTGACGCCAAGAATACGTGGGaggaaaacaattttataaatgatttttttatcAGTGTAACAAAGGCAGTGCTGAACAATGCTGAAGTACAACGGGAGCTCCTTCCACGTGGTAAAGCTCAGTATGATTTGATCATTGTAGAGGCTTTACGAACCGATGCACTTTATGGATTTGCTGCACATTTCAATGCGCCCATTATTGGCATTTCTACTTTTGGTACCGACTGGAATATTGATGAGTTGGTTGGCAATACTGCTCCTCTTTCTTACATACCGCTTGTCACCGCTGGTCTAAGCGATCGAATGACCTACTGGGAGAGAgttcataattttgttgagACATCCATAGCATGGGTCAATTGGAAACTGAAATATCACCCAGTTCAGGTCAAGCTGTATGAGCAATTCTTTCCTCATGTCGCCAACAAAGTTCCATTGGTTGAGCTATCCAAGAACTTCTCATTAGTTCTACTCAATCAGCACTTTTCGCTCAGTTTCCCTCGTCCCTATGTGCCAAATATGATCGAGGTGGGAGGACTACATATATCTCACAAACCTGCCCCATTGCCGAAAGATATGGAAGACTTTATCGAGGGTGCTGGATCGGCAGGAGTTATCTACTTCTCACTAGGATCAAATGTTAAAAGCAAGGATTTACCTGAAGAGCGCAGACAAATGCTACTTAAAACTTTTGCAAGTCTTCCACAGCGTGTACTgtggaaatttgaaaatgatcAGTTACCTGGAAAACCGTCTAATGTATTTCTTAGCAAGTGGTTTCCACAGCCTGACGTTCTAGCGCATCCTAATGTGAAACTTTTCATTACTCATGGAGGCTTGCTGAGTACGATTGAGAGTATTCACCACGGCAAGCCTGTGCTCGGTTTGCCATTCTTTTACGACCAGTTTCTTAACGTTGAACGTGCTAAGCGAGCTGGTTTCGGCCTGGGCCTCGATCACAAGGAGATGACATCCGaggaattaaaaaatacaattcaacGACTACTGACGGAGTCCAGTTTTGCGAAGACAGCTCAACAGATGTCAGCTCGGTATCGAGATCAGCCGATGAGTCCTCAGGAGACTGCTGTTTGGTGGACTGAGTATGTACTGCGACACAATGGAGCACATCACATGCGGGTTGCGGCACAGGATCTTAGTTTTGTGGAATATCATAATTTGGATGTGCTTGGAACGTTCGTAggtattattgttatagtaCTTGTTGCAGCTACTTTGATCGTATGTAAGCTCTTTGGTTTTGGCAAAAGTCAGAAGGTATGCaatagaaaaaaattgaaggatcaataa
- the LOC133835947 gene encoding UDP-glucosyltransferase 2-like — protein sequence MFAFGLCSLLPIIIALPSLLEGARILALFPFPGPSQYINVLPYLKTLSSRGHEITSVSAFPQKKPLNNFRDIAVPEVFKSYDEINSKIGGATNSWKINDLRNEFFVSVTKAVLHNADVQLELLTPGKDHYDLIIVEVFRQDALYGFAAHFNAPIIGISTFGTDWNIDELVGNTAPLSYIPLVTTALSDYMTYWERVHNFVETTVAWLNWKLKYHPVQVKLYEQFFPHVANKVPLVELSKNFSLVLLNQHFSLSFPRPYVPNMIEVGGLHISHTPAPLPKDIEDFIEGAGSAGVIYFSLGSNINSNDLPEERTQMLLRTFASLPQRVLWKFENDQLPGKPSNVFLSKWFPQPDVLAHPNVKLFITHGGLLSTIESIHHGKPVLGLPFHYDQFLNVERAKRAGFGLGLDHKEMASEELKIAIHRLLTESSFAKTAQQLSGRYKDQPMSPQETAIWWTEYVLRHKGAHHMRVAAQDLSFVEYHNLDVIGMFVGSLIIIVCVFVVIVRKFLGVGNSPKVYSKIKLKSK from the exons ATGTTCGCGTTCGGATTGTGCAGTCTTCTTCCCATAATTATAGCTTTACCAAGCCTATTAGAAGGAGCTCGCATACTGGcattatttccatttccagGTCCTTCGCAGTATATTAATGTGTTACCATATTTAAAAACTCTTTCCTCGCGAGGCCATGAAATTACTTCAGTAAGTGCATTTCCACAAAAGAAACCTCTGAACAACTTTCGTGATATTGCCGTTCCGGAAGTATTCAAGTCATACGACG AAATAAATAGTAAGATTGGTGGAGCTACAAATTCGtggaaaataaatgatttacgGAACGAGTTCTTTGTCAGTGTTACAAAGGCAGTGTTACACAATGCTGACGTTCAACTCGAGTTGTTAACCCCCGGTAAAGATCACTATGATTTGATCATTGTCGAAGTTTTTCGCCAGGATGCACTTTATGGATTTGCTGCACATTTCAATGCGCCCATCATTGGAATTTCTACATTTGGTACCGATTGGAATATTGATGAGTTGGTTGGCAATACTGCTCCACTCTCTTATATACCATTGGTTACAACTGCACTAAGTGATTACATGACCTACTGGGAGCGAgttcataattttgttgagACAACTGTAGCTTGGCTCAATTGGAAACTAAAATATCACCCAGTTCAGGTCAAGCTGTATGAGCAATTCTTTCCTCATGTCGCCAACAAAGTTCCATTGGTTGAGCTATCCAAGAACTTCTCATTAGTTCTACTCAATCAGCACTTTTCGCTCAGTTTCCCTCGTCCTTATGTGCCAAATATGATCGAGGTGGGAGGACTACATATATCTCACACACCTGCCCCATTGCCGAAAGATATTGAAGACTTTATCGAAGGAGCTGGATCGGCTGGTGTCATCTACTTCTCATTGGGTTCAAATATCAATAGCAACGATTTACCTGAAGAGCGAACTCAGATGCTACTCAGAACTTTTGCAAGTCTTCCACAGCGTGTTCTgtggaaatttgaaaatgatcAGTTGCCTGGAAAACCGTCTAATGTTTTTCTTAGCAAGTGGTTTCCACAGCCTGATGTTCTAGCGCATCCTAATGTGAAACTTTTCATTACTCATGGAGGCTTGCTGAGTACGATTGAGAGTATTCATCACGGCAAGCCTGTGCTCGGATTACCATTTCATTATGATCAGTTTCTTAACGTGGAACGTGCTAAACGAGCTGGTTTTGGACTAGGTCTCGATCACAAAGAGATGGCATCCGAGGAACTGAAAATTGCGATTCATCGACTACTGACTGAGTCCAGTTTTGCGAAGACAGCTCAACAATTATCTGGTCGCTATAAAGATCAGCCAATGAGTCCGCAAGAAACAGCTATTTGGTGGACTGAATATGTTCTGCGACATAAGGGAGCACATCACATGCGGGTTGCAGCTCAGGATCTTAGTTTTGTGGAATATCATAATTTGGATGTGATTGGAATGTTCGTCGGCagtttaattataattgtttgcgtatttgttgtgattgttCGCAAGTTTTTGGGCGTTGGCAATAGTCCAAAGGTAtacagtaaaataaaattgaaaagtaaataa
- the LOC133836761 gene encoding LOW QUALITY PROTEIN: uncharacterized protein LOC133836761 (The sequence of the model RefSeq protein was modified relative to this genomic sequence to represent the inferred CDS: deleted 1 base in 1 codon) encodes MQLLYLCTLLLASLGHVFGYSYLMVMPTTAKSHFYVGQALAKGLVAAGHEVTVVSAFPQRKPIKNLLDVPLPGIIPVMAAHKARILENAKKPLIKRLPTFHGMGLDITRALLEEPAVQTLLKENRTYDAVICEVFINEAHFGFAEHFNAPLIGLSTFGASSWTTDMVGTPSPLSYVPNVMLQFSDRMSFWERTHNFLYSAYEFAYQRLFYLPRQEQLYRKFFPNNKQDFYKMRGNASLVLLNNHVSLSFPRPYAPNMIEVGGMHVQRQRKPLPQDIEKFINGAKDGVIYFSMGSNLRSADLPKPKRDALIATFRGLKQRVLWKFEDKDLPDKPENVFISTWFPQDDVLAHENVKLFITHGGLLSTTESIYHGTPVLGIPMFGDQFMNMARAEQSGYGAAVRFDQLTAEKLRSAIDKIIGDPSYTIQVRAMSERFRDQHETPLERAVYWVEHVTRQKGAKYLRSASQDLSFIQYNNLDVLALIFGGLILTLLTIIGLLVFIVKFIRNKKSQKKVKRNMSRNKTSLYSLLLLGLLGSVTAYNYLMVLPTGARSHYNVGSALAKGLAAAGHQVTLISPFPLKKPIQNINDVPVPNILKSMGGDIDNLLKKSEQPIIQQIVGFYDMGIRITETVLQDPIVKKLKDSNQTFDAVINEVFLNEAHFGFAEHFNAPLIGLGTFGAISWNTDMVGSPSPASYVPHALLKFSDHMSFVERVINLAFLTYEYLFMKFYYLPQQEQLFNKYFPNNKQDFYETRSNAALVLLNQHVSLSSPRPYSPNMIEVGGMHIQRNRSPLPKDIEEFIKGAKHGVIYFSMGSNLKSKNLPQEKRQALIDTFSQLKQRVLWKFEEPNLPGKPENVFISDWFPQDDILAHENVKLFITHGGLLSTTESIYHGKPFVGIPIFGDQFLNMARAEQNGYGKTVNYEELTTARLLAAINKLLQEPQAIELVKDMSARYRDQPQLPLERAVYWVEHVTRHKGAKYLRSASQDLDFVQYHNLDAILVLYGGILFVLYCILLLIRRAWGALQNLFLGRQTAKAKVKRN; translated from the exons atgcAGCTGCTCTATTTGTGCACTTTATTGTTGGCCAGTCTTGGCCATGTGTTTGGCTACTCCTACTTGATGGTTATGCCAACAACAGCCAAGTCGCATTTCTATGTTGGACAAGCTCTGGCCAAGGGATTGGTGGCTGCAGGACACGAAGTGACGGTGGTCTCGGCATTTCCACAAAGGAAACCTATTAAAAACTTATTGGATGTACCCTTGCCGGGCATAATACCCGTTATGGCTG CGCACAAGGCGCGAATACTCGAGAACGCAAAGAAGCCTCTTATAAAACGTCTGCCTACTTTCCATGGAATGGGTCTGGACATAACCAGAGCTTTGCTGGAGGAACCAGCTGTTCAAACACTTCTCAAAGAAAATCGCACCTATGATGCAGTTATATGCGAGGTCTTCATAAACGAGGCGCATTTTGGATTTGCAGAACATTTCAATGCACCACTCATCGGACTCAGTACATTTGGCGCCTCCTCGTGGACTACTGACATGGTTGGCACACCTTCGCCGCTCTCGTATGTGCCAAATGTTATGCTGCAGTTCAGTGATCGAATGAGTTTCTGGGAACGCACTCACAATTTCCTATACTCAGCCTACGAGTTTGCCTATCAGCGATTATTCTATCTGCCCAGGCAGGAGCAGCTCTATCGCAAATTCTTTCCGAACAACAAGCAAGACTTCTACAAGATGCGTGGAAATGCGTCACTTGTGCTGCTAAACAATCATGTTTCACTCAGTTTTCCACGACCATATGCACCCAACATGATTGAAGTGGGTGGCATGCATGTGCAACGCCAACGCAAACCGTTGCCCCAAGACATCGAGAAGTTCATTAACGGTGCCAAAGACGGTGTCATCTACTTCTCCATGGGCTCCAATTTGCGGAGCGCCGACCTGCCAAAGCCCAAACGCGATGCGTTGATTGCCACATTCCGTGGACTGAAGCAGCGCGTGTTGTGGAAATTTGAGGATAAAGATTTACCCGACAAACCAGAGAATGTCTTCATCTCAACGTGGTTCCCCCAGGACGATGTATTGGCACATGAGAATGTCAAATTGTTCATCACCCATGGCGGTCTGCTGAGCACCACCGAATCGATTTATCATGGCACGCCTGTGTTGGGTATTCCCATGTTCGGTGATCAGTTCATGAATATGGCACGTGCCGAACAGTCTGGCTACGGAGCTGCAGTCAGATTTGATCAACTAACAGCCGAAAAGTTACGCAGTGCAATAGATAAGATAATCGGAGATCCCAGCTATACGATTCAGGTGCGTGCCATGTCTGAGAGGTTCCGTGACCAGCACGAAACACCTTTGGAACGTGCTGTCTATTGGGTGGAGCATGTGACTAGGCAAAAAGGTGCCAAGTACCTTCGTAGTGCCTCACAAGATTTATCGTTCATACAGTACAATAATCTGGATGTGCTAGCACTGATCTTTGGTGGGCTTATCCTAACTTTACTTACGATTATTGGCCTGTTGGTGTTCATAGTCAAATTCATTAGAAACAAGAAAAGTCAGAAAAAGGTAAAAAGAAAt atgtcacgCAATAAAACCAGTTTGTACTCGCTCTTGCTGCTTGGGCTGCTGGGCTCCGTGACAGCTTATAACTATCTAATGGTGCTTCCAACTGGTGCTCGATCTCACTATAATGTCGGGTCAGCGTTGGCCAAAGGTTTGGCAGCCGCTGGTCATCAGGTGACCTTGATCTCGCCCTTCCCGCTCAAGAAACCTATTCAGAATATTAATGATGTGCCCGttccaaatattttgaaatccaTGGGag GTGACATAGATAATTTACTGAAAAAATCGGAACAGCCAAttatacaacaaattgttggaTTCTATGACATGG GTATACGTATAACCGAGACGGTGCTTCAAGATCCAATTGTTAAGAAATTGAAAGATTCCAATCAGACTTTTGATGCAGTTATCAACGAAGTATTTCTGAACGAAGCGCATTTTGGATTTGCTGAGCATTTCAACGCACCACTTATTGGTCTCGGCACTTTTGGCGCCATCAGCTGGAACACTGATATG gttGGCTCGCCATCGCCCGCCTCTTATGTACCTCATGCACTGCTCAAATTCTCCGATCACATGTCGTTCGTCGAAAGAGTCATCAATTTGGCCTTCCTCACCTACGAGTATTTGTTCATGAAGTTCTACTACTTGCCACAACAGGAACAACTCTTCAACAAATACTTTCCCAATAACAAACAAGATTTCTATGAGACGCGCAGTAATGCAGCCTTGGTTTTGCTCAATCAGCATGTTTCACTGAGC TCCCCCCGGCCATATTCACCCAATATGATCGAAGTGGGTGGCATGCACATTCAACGCAATCGCAGTCCACTGCCCAAGGACATCGAAGAGTTCATCAAGGGTGCTAAACATGGTGTCATTTACTTCTCCATGGGATCTAACCTAAAGAGCAAAAATCTACCACAAGAAAAGCGACAAGCTTTAATTGACACTTTCAGCCAGCTGAAGCAACGCGTGCTGTGGAAATTTGAAGAACCCAATTTGCCGGGTAAACCAGAGAATGTCTTTATCTCGGACTGGTTCCCACAGGACGATATATTGGCCCACGAGAATGTCAAATTATTCATCACACACGGCGGTCTGCTCAGCACCACAGAATCGATTTATCATGGCAAACCATTTGTGGGTATTCCCATTTTTGGTGATCAATTCCTTAATATGGCACGTGCTGAGCAAAATGGCTATGGCAAGACAGTTAACTATGAAGAGCTAACAACGGCAAGATTACTGGCGGCTATCAACAAGCTGCTTCAAGAGCCGCAGGCCATTGAACTGGTCAAAGACATGTCCGCTCGCTATAGAGATCAGCCACAACTGCCACTGGAACGTGCTGTCTACTGGGTGGAACATGTGACCAGGCATAAGGGTGCCAAGTATTTGCGAAGTGCATCCCAGGATCTCGATTTTGTGCAATATCATAACCTGGATGCTATTCTAGTCCTCTATGGCGGCATCTTATTTGTGCTCTATTGTATTCTATTGCTCATACGCCGGGCATGGGGAGCACTGCAGAATTTATTCTTGGGTCGCcagacagcaaaagcaaaagtgaaaCGTAATTGA